The Vicia villosa cultivar HV-30 ecotype Madison, WI linkage group LG1, Vvil1.0, whole genome shotgun sequence genome includes a region encoding these proteins:
- the LOC131614236 gene encoding probable histone H2B.3, which produces MAPKGEKKPAEKKPAEKAPAAKAEKKIPKDASSTDKKKKRSKKSVETYKIYIYKVLKQVHPDIGVSSKAMGIMNSFINDIFEKLAQESSRLARYNKKYTISSREIQTAVRLVLPGELAKHAVSEGTKAVTKFTSG; this is translated from the coding sequence ATGGCACCCAAGGGAGAGAAGAAGCCAGCTGAGAAGAAGCCCGCAGAGAAGGCACCAGCCGCCAAAGCCGAGAAAAAGATCCCAAAGGACGCTTCCTCCAcagacaagaagaagaagagaagcaAGAAGAGCGTTGAAACCTACAAGATCTACATCTACAAGGTTTTGAAGCAAGTTCATCCTGACATCGGTGTCTCCAGCAAAGCTATGGGGATCATGAACAGCTTCATCAACGACATCTTCGAGAAGCTTGCTCAAGAGTCATCTAGACTCGCTCGCTACAACAAGAAATATACCATCTCATCCCGGGAGATTCAGACTGCTGTTCGTCTTGTTCTTCCCGGCGAGCTTGCAAAGCACGCTGTTTCCGAGGGAACTAAGGCCGTTACTAAGTTTACCAGTGGTTGA
- the LOC131651337 gene encoding uncharacterized protein LOC131651337: MARPRANFVTWMLCHKKLATKDRLRRFNFITDNNCSICKFADESIAHLFFECRENQEVWGQILKWIDNAHNPLPWTEELKWLTKEANKKGWRASHLKMAFSETLYGIWYRRNNIVFAKGAITNIVNSIIDNIVYKSWLSKKL; encoded by the coding sequence ATGGCTAGACCCAGGGCTAACTTTGTTACTTGGATGTTGTGTCATAAGAAGCTTGCAACAAAGGATAGGCTTAGGAGGTTTAACTTTATCACTGACAATAATTGTAGTATCTGTAAGTTTGCTGATGAGTCCATTGCTCACCTTTTCTTTGAGTGCAGGGAGAATCAAGAGGTGTGGGGCCAAATTCTGAAGTGGATTGATAATGCTCACAATCCTCTTCCATGGACTGAGGAATTGAAATGGTTAACTAAGGAAGCTAACAAGAAAGGTTGGAGGGCCAGCCATTTGAAAATGGCTTTTTCTGAAACTTTATACGGTATATGGTATAGAAGAAATAATATAGTCTTTGCCAAAGGTGCTATCACAAATATAGTTAATAGTATCATAGACAACATTGTGTATAAAAGTTGGTTGTCTAAGAAGCTTTGA